The proteins below are encoded in one region of Nitrospira lenta:
- a CDS encoding metal ABC transporter ATP-binding protein yields MPESSNPIIQFDHATFGFPGVIALQDISLSICMGEFVGVIGPNGSGKTTLCRAVLGLMAPLTGHLRIFDCACGELRCHHRAQIGYLPQKGVVDRNFPVTVLETVMMGRYGTLGLLRQTTKRDQAIALDALAHVGMDVHRDTALGHLSGGQQQRVFIARALAQQPKVLLLDEPTTGLDITTQHNVIELVAHLHKELGLTVLLITHDINMIRPHVDRLVLLKTRLFAAGPPADVLKPDILRQVYGKELVITEKDLVIVEDYHHHH; encoded by the coding sequence GTGCCCGAATCATCCAACCCGATTATCCAATTCGACCATGCGACCTTTGGCTTTCCTGGAGTGATCGCGCTCCAGGATATTTCCCTTTCCATCTGCATGGGAGAGTTTGTCGGCGTCATCGGTCCCAACGGCTCCGGCAAGACCACACTCTGCCGCGCAGTGTTGGGCCTCATGGCGCCACTGACCGGACATTTGCGTATCTTTGATTGCGCCTGCGGCGAGCTGCGCTGCCACCACCGCGCCCAGATTGGCTACCTTCCCCAGAAAGGCGTCGTAGATCGGAACTTCCCGGTCACCGTCCTTGAAACCGTGATGATGGGCCGCTACGGCACCCTAGGTCTGCTCAGACAAACGACGAAGCGGGATCAAGCCATTGCCCTCGATGCCCTCGCCCACGTGGGGATGGATGTGCATCGAGATACAGCGCTCGGCCATCTGTCCGGCGGCCAGCAACAACGCGTATTCATTGCCCGCGCCTTGGCCCAGCAGCCGAAAGTCCTCTTGCTCGATGAGCCGACCACCGGCCTCGATATCACCACCCAGCACAACGTCATTGAACTCGTTGCGCATCTGCATAAGGAACTGGGCTTGACCGTGCTCTTGATCACGCACGATATCAATATGATCCGCCCGCACGTCGACCGACTCGTGCTGCTCAAGACTCGCCTGTTTGCCGCAGGACCTCCGGCCGATGTGCTGAAGCCGGACATCCTTCGCCAAGTCTATGGAAAAGAGCTGGTCATCACCGAGAAAGATCTCGTGATCGTTGAGGACTATCACCACCATCATTGA
- a CDS encoding metal ABC transporter permease, which yields MQRSLLAAAMVGGLCSVIGVFVVLRGLAFVGAGTAHAAFAGVALGYLMGWPPLLLAIIFGLATVWITGWVEEKGRMKLDVSIGILYTTTMALAILFIGLMKTYNAEVYGYLFGSVLSVTSEELRTIAGLSILVLGLILLFSKELYFIAFDQEMAEASGVPARKIFFLLLTLVALTVVISLKTVGAILVFAMILIPASTAYQLTHSLRTLTIYSILIGISTSVSGVLISAIWDIPSGPAIVLLATSIFFLAILFSPKRERRVVPAA from the coding sequence ATGCAACGCTCACTTCTCGCGGCGGCGATGGTGGGGGGGCTCTGTTCTGTCATCGGCGTATTTGTGGTGTTGCGGGGGCTCGCCTTCGTCGGTGCTGGAACAGCCCACGCCGCGTTTGCCGGAGTAGCACTCGGCTATTTAATGGGCTGGCCGCCGCTGCTCCTGGCGATTATTTTTGGCCTGGCAACAGTATGGATCACCGGATGGGTGGAAGAGAAAGGCCGAATGAAGCTGGATGTGTCGATCGGAATTCTCTACACAACCACCATGGCGCTGGCCATCCTCTTCATTGGCCTCATGAAAACCTACAATGCTGAGGTGTATGGCTATCTGTTTGGCAGTGTGTTGTCCGTCACAAGTGAAGAACTGCGGACGATTGCCGGGCTCAGCATACTGGTACTCGGCCTGATCCTGCTTTTCTCAAAAGAGCTTTACTTCATCGCGTTTGATCAGGAAATGGCTGAAGCCTCGGGCGTACCGGCCCGTAAGATCTTTTTTCTCCTACTCACATTAGTCGCACTCACCGTCGTGATTTCCTTGAAAACGGTCGGGGCCATCCTGGTCTTTGCTATGATTCTGATCCCCGCATCCACGGCCTATCAGCTCACGCATAGCCTCCGCACGCTGACGATCTACTCCATTCTCATCGGCATCTCGACCTCGGTATCCGGCGTCCTCATCTCAGCGATCTGGGATATTCCATCAGGCCCCGCCATTGTCTTGCTGGCCACCTCCATCTTCTTTCTCGCCATCCTGTTCTCTCCAAAACGGGAGCGGCGCGTAGTTCCAGCAGCGTAG